The Solenopsis invicta isolate M01_SB chromosome 1, UNIL_Sinv_3.0, whole genome shotgun sequence DNA segment agcaaaacattttttattaaataaataatttgtaaaagataaatggattttataaaattaatagtttgtAATGGACTTTAGTaactatttttgatatttagtttttttatttcggAAATTGAtatcagtaaattgtaaatttaatctattaataTATCATTGATTGACATACATGTTTCTAAAAGTgattatattacaatacaaaatttatgggataatttatatgtataaaactatcttttgtaatgatatttttattaaataactgttgtaccatagtttataatattatatgtattgctaataaaatgattttctatTACTGTTAGAATAAAATGTGTATGTTTATAtcatattgatattattaattactaaaacaaaataataatctatatcACTCGAATCTTCTGCACTTTTGTTATTgctatatttgatattttttattaatcttaaagTCTTGAGGCGCTACAAGCATGAAAATTTGAGTACTTGGCGACACGTCTCGCTAATCTCGTTCACGTCACGCAACGTTGCAGACGTCACAGTGGATATCACGAGGGTGACATCTATAACATGTCGGGATGCACGTCATTGTTCTCACGCCACTTTCTTCACCTAACAGATAACTCATAAGAAGTAGTAAcgatttttatatactatattgCAAGACCATTTCATCGCTCTGCTTGTTTTAAACATCAAAGACTTCAATTTCCAAGTCAAATGCCGTATGATTTTCTCAGCGAAGGGAAAAGTGTgctattacttttatattttttatgctattattttctctattctgtaaattacataaaaagcAGTTCTCTTGATTCTTTTATTTGACGTaattacaatcaaatttttaataaattatgattttcaAAGACAACTCTACAAAATTGAATTTACTTAACAATTAGTTAATTGGGGTAATCCTGTCTTACACCGCACTTAACAAagacttaatttatcaagtattatttactatatatttaaGGCAAACGAACtgtatcaataaaaaatctGTATACTGTCtactactattaaaaaaaaaaaatagaaatacaaaatatttattttcttatatttgaaaaaaaaactaataaaacctcttacattttttttgccaGGGTCAAAAGTACTGGAATTTATGAGTGGGACAACCAAGTTGTACAAAGAATACGAGAACTAAGCACTTATATTTTCATGTTTATACTCCACCTCTCTACACTTATGTATCATGGAACAATCAATAAACCTTTTACACTTTCTGCTGAgagagtaatcattttacgtagattATAATGCATCGCTGCTCGtaacattgacaaattgatttaaCTCGTGAtggttttgttaatattaagaataaaagagtaaaattacaacacaatactaatatacAAAAAGCATAAAAAAGTCTTATAACGAATTGGTTATTGGCAAGTTATCtctattctttctattttgtcTGACTTTTGCGGCGTAAATCCCGGCGCGATATAAATACCGGAGTTACCctacataaaattaaacttaacaATCTTTCTAGAATAAtgtgtcaaaatattttagcaatcCTGCAAGTTTGTATTTATATCGTTACATTAAGGTCACCACTGTGACTTCCACAatctaagaataaaatataacggtgcttttaataaactttgtaatttaATGCTTTGTTTAAGCGCTTGcagaaaataatgcaattaattgacattaatataattaatcactTTGAGGCAGTGACACAGTCTCTTCAACATTCTCGCGAACGAGGATTGTTTCCGTCGAGCATCATAAAATCAGCCTTGTCTTTGGCGTGCGAGCATCCGCGACCGTCGCGTCGCATCGTACGAGAAGATGAAAACCCGGAGTAGTCGGAGCCCTTCCGATGTCGGGAATCTTGTCGTCTGCGCGGCGACGATGGCGGCACTCGAGAAATACGTCGTTGCCTAATGCCACGACTTTCACGAAGCGTGAGTAATACGTATTGTGGCCCGCAGTCGTGTCGTGATTTTCACCGTACAGACGCGCCGGTGTTCCCGGGGGCGGTCACGTCTTGCGCGAGATTCAATTTGCCGCTAACCTCCGCTTCCCCGTGCTTTCTCCATTCCGTTCCCCCGTTCTCGTTGCCGGCAACCACcagccaccaccaccgccaccacctcCACCACTACCACTGCCGCCACCCCCGGGGTCTCCCGCTCTAACGCGCGTCTCTTTTGCCGCTCGTTTCATCTCTCTTCCCTTCATCCCTCTCCCTTCTCCCCACAAACCTCCCTTCACCGCCTCAAATCGGCGAGGTAGTATAAACGATCGTTCGAGAGGGCGGGCAAAAGGATTTCTGTTGGGTTGCCGTGACGCGGATCCGAGATTTCTATGGGGAAGTCAAAAATTCATCGTTGTCCTCCCACCCTCGGCGGCACGTGGCATCGTGTCGGGATTGCGGAGAGCTGGGTCGAGCCTCTTGAGGATCCTCTCCCTCACGTGACTAGCCCCGTTGCCTTTTCAGGCGCACAAGAGAGATTTACTCGATAGGGGAAAATGAGTTTACGTGCAATGGTAATGTTCAACGTTTCTAGACGTACATGACAGAGCCGAAAATCACacgtttaaaagaaaattgcaaaaagaaggaaataaaaaaaatgtatcgcaCAATGCAAAACTTATCAGATAATTggttattgtatatatgtatatgtataaattgtttattgttgATAAATAAGCTAAGATTGTCGAAATCGCATCACATTTCCCAGATTGGCCAAGAGTTTAATGTAACTCGGAAATTATGAAgagtatttttaagttttttacattaaatatttttctttttttatgtagttttcattattaatgtttttaaataaaaaattttgataaacacTTAAGTGATACGATTTAGAAAACGAGTTTTCTAAATTACATCACAGATTGCCAACATTGCAATGGTTCTCTACCGTTTATGGAATCTAGCTATCTTATTCCATTTCACATAAAACTTTATTCCgctaataatacaaaaaaggatttttttataaacaatctaGCAAAAACCAATTAACAAGAGTACAATATAatctcaatattataattttctactcAATAATGTAACTGTAATATAACACATATTAAACGCATCAGTTACACTTAAGGAAATTGTGACATCAAAGTTATATTAGTTTATGTTTTTGTCTGGATATTTCTTTTCTACTTTATTCAATCTTATTTTACAGTCCCAATACTCTTTGAAAGAATGATTCATAGATTCTGGATACCACTTTTCATATTCTCTTTTGATCATTTCCTGTTcgctataaaaaaaatcaattcattTATATCATGATAAGTAACTAAAATTGCGATTTAATTGTAAGCAACATCGCAGTACAATTTAGAAGCCTGGTGAATTTGGTAAAACTTTGGGTACTTTCCGTTCCACGCACAATGCATCATTTATTAGTGTTTAATATTCAATGAACAATAAGAATAAATGATGcattgtatatgtatttatttatatctatataaatatctatataaatatgtatttatttatatctatatatatatttatatctaatcTACTAAAAATGCAGAAAGGCCACCtaatctattaatttaattctgatGTAATCTTATTAACTCTATTAATCTAATTCTAATAGTACTGTCATTACAAGTTCAAAAAATTGgattatttatcttatcttttctGCAATTTAGGTACAAAATGTGTCGAAAAATATTGCGatctttctaaaaaatataaataacaaaatttctattatttaatattttgaatgtaTAAAGCATTATTAAGCACTGTATAATTCGCAAATAATTCAAAGAAACTGTACAAGTTCAGaaattagatttttagatgAAGCAGTGCGATTTTTAAAAGTTGACGCGATTTTGACAACTTTCttttacattgtaattttttcttttcctcttatTCCACAATTATACTTTATCTATTTATGGTACTGtatgtatttacattaaaatatttagtttgctTTAGCATGCATCCGTTAATTATACATGAATGCTTCtacaagatttattaaaaaattatagatttattacagatttatttttttcttatttcacgAACAACTCACCGTCTAAATTTCATATCATATGAGTAAATTGGATTGCGGTAGCCAACACGTTTCTGATCTTCTATGTTCTAAATTGACAAACACTTTCATATATACTTGTTTGGTGTGTAAGGTATTTCTTCCGTAGTTTTCCCATATCACGCAATATCATAAGCGTGATTACTtatgaaagtattaaaaaaatattgacaggTAAATAGAAGTTATTGACAAAAGTAAATTCTGTTAATCAAATCCGTTATTAAACTGTGTTATAACAACCCACGGATACACTACATCAAACAAATATTGATCAATCGATCTACAGGAGGGTAATGCACGGTAATCGCTTGTCTAATCCatgttttatttgttattattattaagagtGTGATTTAAGATCTCTAAATTTATGATTcttcatatcaattttatttaaatttataaaaatgcaacaattcttttatatttataatgcaaatgaatatataatacattttttttgcaaaacgaaataatgtaatgtaataaatattgtacaatattttgcaaatgtTATGCTATAAACAggaaattatgtatattatttataagcatTATTAAATGtcactgaaatattttaaaataatattaaaaatttaatgttaattaataagttttattaaattttattttgttaaaaaaaataataagtaatatcgAAGAGATTTGATGGACACATTAAATAgacgaaaataattaatagtatgagagagaagaagaaagggagagaaagattCGGTTAACATTTTTAATCTCACTTATTTAATCAGTGGTTCAGCCATTCTGATGCAACGATGTAAGTCGGGTCTTCTTGTACGCGGCTTTAAAACGAGGCAATACCACTAATGGGTTTAAGCACGGTTTCCTCTAAGCTGGTCAGTCGCTGCACCAGCGAACGTGCTAGATACTCGATAGAAAGGGCGAAAAAAgggcgcgagagagaaagatacgCGGTCATGCGCGCACGAAGTAGCGAAAGGAGAAAGTGGAAACCGCCAAAACGGTCAGATGAGGCGCAAGTAGTAAGGGTCCGGGTACGCATCAGACACGCGCTATAGCCTCTCACTTTCGAAAGTTGCCGGCTAGGAGCTTCGGTCGACGAGCAAGTGATTACGTTAAAAGCACTTTACACCTATTTTCCCCACCGACACTATACTTATGGCGTCGCAGGCGATAAAATACAAAGTAATGCGTTATAAATCGAACGAGACTCACGTTTGTCGAATTTTTTtgctgtaatttttatttctcacttTTTCGTTTTCACGTTTCcgtttcatttcttttatttgtaagCATATTTACCGCAAGAGCGAATTTGACATTTGATTTATCttctattgaaataaatttttattgtattacatctGTAATAACTAGATTTCTTCTCGCGAgataaaaactgaaatttttaattaatttatattaaaattagtttttgtttGTTGACTAGAAGTAAAAGCTTATAcgtaaaattgttataaacttttatttacatatttttagtataaaaaacAAAGTATTGTTAACAGCATTATCGCgagaaaaatattacagtaaGTAATTAGATTGTCTCTTGTAAcacatttgaatttaattaattatgttttgattatatgtttaattatattttttttgtattgtaccTTTTACGCAATAAAGAATGTTTAtcgttaatattaatgatatgcGAAATAGCACTTTGAGAAGATTAAACTTTTTGAAATACATATCCGCATCGCTTTATCCGTCACTCAACTTTCATGTCCACTTTACCTCCCTTTGACTTTtgtctgttttttttattttccatcgGGGCATCAATTCAATCTCGTTTTAGATGGTCAATGTTGCGGTCAGATCTCCTTACGGTAATCAACGAGCTCTTCCGTTGATTTTCCCGTTTCTATCGTTTATTTTTCCCTTCACATCTTACTTCCTGCTACACAGTAGCGCACGACTCTTCCTTTTGCACGCGTTGATCTGAAGGGGTAGCCTTTTCGCTCTCCTATTCCGCCGTCCGACTTCTCTACCGCCGATCGCTTCCGCCTCCCGTAATTTCCTCTCTCCTTCCTCTTCCGTTCTTTCGACTCTCAAGTTTTTATCGGCGGATACGAGCCGGAATGGCCTCTTCTCAGCTGTGTTCCACCTTCTCGGTTCACCTTCACAACGTTTCACAGCGTGTCTTAACAAGAGAATCAATGTCTCTGACTGCATTTCCTTCACACGTGGCTGCGTTTAATCCGCGCGCGCGGATATATCCAACGTGTCAATTACAGTATACTCGGCATATTCCTTATTAAGGAGCCTGACGTTCGTGACCTGTTTGTAAATTTATACGGAGATATACTATATATACCGTGCGGGAAGGAGAGAACTCTTACGCTGTACTTGTAAGGGCGGAGCCAAACGGGGACGACCGAAAGGGAACTGGAGATGGTGACCCGTAGATATAGATGGAAAAGTTCGAGGGAATCGCGTTTCTCGCGCCTCGATGCCAGGTAATTCTCGAGAAACACGGCTCGAGATTATGTAGCGTGAGAAACGAAAAAGTTTGGTATTGAACGGCGAAAGTCTCACATCAAAATTAAAGGGAAAATTAAAAGATACACAATTGCGCAATTGACGAAAGGCTCAAAACGATTTTAAGACAAAATCAATctgataaatcttttttttaatcctttacctaatatatcttaatatttccCTTTAGTATGTGTATTCTTtctcaaagaaaaatattcaactGTTGTTAGATATGAATATTGCTATTTGAACAAAtagtacttaaaaatttataattgcttTTTTATTGACTATCggagttaaaagttaattatctgtatgaaaataaaatgttagcGCTGACATCGCGGATGGACGAAGGACATTCTGAAAACAGACCAAAATTACAGATagacaattttgttttaattgcaCGTTCATAAATGGATAATTCacaaattaatagttttttttttccttcagtCGATCGCATCTGAACAATGTAATCAAATTAGAAGTTTTTTCATCGTCGGCAATCCTTTTCgttttctttctattttctcCGCACCTTTCACTTCGCCCTCGCCTTACCGACCCATCGTTTACTCGCCCTTAGCCCTGCCTGGAATTACGGCACGCCACATCGCCGTCGCGTTTCTTCCTTAATAAACGTCGACAGCGATAATGCGCCTCATAGTGCGAGGGATATTTAGCGCACTTCGCGTTGTAAGCTCGTTGAACGTGAATACTTGCGACGTCCGACGTTCCGTCTTAGTTCGTTGCATGTAATGTTAAGCTCGTAATTGCCATAAAGTAGACCGTAAAACTTGGTTCTCCCATGGAGCCCTGTCTATTATATGCCCTCGGAATTTTTAAGTCTGCGGCGGGTAATTTTCTACTTCTACCCTACTTTCATATGGCTCGAAAGTAATCCCCTTGTTGCTCATCTTATAGCTTCTTACGGAAATACGGAATATCAACTAAGTGTGCTAAAGCGCGTTAGCTGCCAGACGACCGTGCAAAACAAGACAACAGAAGGAAATAAGATTTGTGTTTGCGCTATTTGCGTAGGTAAGAAGAGTCTAAGTATATATATTGACTTTAAGACAATTTCTTGTCtgcttgttttaaattttaccaTTACTTAAacacttattgatttatttataattatattaaaatataaacataaattgaAGATAATTTTTGAATCATAAGTGATTTAAAATAGCCATCAAGTAAACCTTCGAGCAagtgaattatttatgtaagtaAATTTAAGATTCTTCTTATACAGATTTTCAACTCTAGTTTTGGTTGCAAAAATATCTAAAGTCTACTAAAGATATCTAACGTCTCTTACGATGTAAAAACATATGATAATTTTTGCTAACactgttctttaaaaaaaaaagcaatttgaaacgtttaaaaaaagcaattttaaacTTGCAAAAAAATCTATCGATACAAGTAAGGAGCTTTTCTATATAGTTTTAACCCTTATGTCGGAATTTTCACCTGGGTACTCTCTATGGAATTTCGCATGCTACAGGTAAAAAATGGTTCGCTACTATTCTCTACCTTTctcctttattttttacctaAGGATTATCTTTACGCTCAATAATAACCtgcctaatttttttaattcatcactCGCAAAACACCCGATTTCTAAAATTTGGCAATTGtagatattttggaaaaaaaaaatataaagcttaTATTTCTTGAGTAATGATGTCATCTAAGTCACGTCAAACgtttttcacaatatttgaatttcataaaaatgtgaGGATATGCCCTTACATACCAAAGACGAACCGTTATACTGCTATCAACACTATAACActatagaaaaaatttgtgttaaaattaacGTCCGCCGCGGAACCAAATTATTTTTCCCCTCTGCCTCCTCGTCTACATATGGAATAGAACCGGCCTTACTTTCCTACTTACATTAATTAGAAGTAGTAGTATACTTTCCATCAATTCACGATCGCAGAACGTATATTTAGGGGAGGGTGGGATAAGGtttgatgataaataaaaactaggttttcataattaacaaatCATCTTTACTTGTACAATATTCTTTGTACaataactcttattttttttcaatatgcttacgattaaaaaaactttagagaattataaactttatttaagaaaaataaaaaaaagaggcaTTTTTCCTCATTTTACCTTATGGAGTAAGACAAGGTATTCCTATGGACAAGATGAGATAcactttaaaaacaaatacaaagtAGGAAATGCCTTCTCTTAGATGGTCTAGTAGCTTCTAcaatattgttttgtattttataatacagtattgtaatgttttttgcaacataacttaaaaaaatgttacattgtaTCGAATATCTCAGATCCACGTGTTTGTAGTCAAAggattaatgttttttaataataatcttatactCGTTATTTCTAATCAATAGAATGATATAGAAAGATAGGTCATGAACAAgcatttaaaagaatataacaaatatattataattttataacacaaaattgaattataacaatttaatgttttttttgttgaactaaaaatgttttgttaccTGATTTCGTTGTTCTGCAGATtatgatttatttcatttagcAAACAATAAGtaagtgtttctttttttttatcaaccgTATCTTCAATCAAAACACGCAGCGACATAGGTTTTGGTGAGATTAACAGACATAAGTTAGCTCGAGTGTAACTTGATTGTGCTAATTGGCTGTCCGAAAAGAAGGATTGCGCTGTGAATGGCTATAGTCAATAGCCAACAGGTGCTGGCACGCGATTACACTACTTTCTTCTTCCCCCTTCTTGCCCCTTTTCATTAatcgaaataatatcaataatttttctaacacTGTTTACAAAGTAGAAAATAACAACCTTATTTTACAGCCTATTAAATTTTGTCTCAGAAACACATGCATTCACAAGGGAACTAAGTACTATAATTTAATGCAATTGTCACGAgtaaagaaatgaaataaagtCACAAGGAAAtggctaaaaaataaaaattatagtctAATTCAAGAACGCAGCTGCCTACTTCACTGGCTCGTAGATAACTTTCAGTGCCGAAGGGTCGCTTCTAACGCATATGCTTGATTGTAATTTCTATGTTTGAATCGCGCGATGCAGAAGATAACCCGTTTCACCTCCCGCCCTCTCTTGACACATCTTTCTTTACaaataatgagaaattttttcacaaagatTGGTATTGAATGtatatttcaaaactttataaGCGTAATATGACGAATTGGCTCCGCGAATACATACATCACGAAATAAAGCCGGAAGGAAAAAAGCTATTGAAGTTGTTACATAATAGTGTAGGAATTATTATAGAAAGTGTAGaaagagacaaaaaatattgcataaactgCAGCAAATCTATTTGTGACGATTCTCTCATTTTTACTGGTGCAAGACTAATCCTCAAGATTAATGagattaaacatatataaatatgtaaatgtatgtaaacttttaaaatttaaaatatagcaTTTTTTGTCATGTATATGTAAGTAAATTAAtcctttaaatatatataaattaaaacataatacaaaatatattgaatttaaatctCTGTTTTCTATCTTTCTACTATGAAATGCATGTATGTATTCGGAtactgatataaaaattaacatacatattgtcgttttaatagaaatattttttgtatattctaTAATTTCATGACAGCACTGCAAATTCAAGTGTGTAACTTTTACGTACTTAAATGTGTAAAACACGCTTAATTGTGTAGTTAGTTTTTACACATTTCCCTGCGTgcaaattttgtactttttatatACGCTCGCATGGGTATCAAAttgcatgtaaaaaatataaaaattacacgcatagaaatatttaaaaagtaactacACAAACTGTTTTATACAATTAAGtgtgtaaaaattacacacttggatttagagtgacaatatttacataatatagcCACAATTTCATATTAAGTCGAAACTCGTTTAAATGCATCACTGGTAAGAGTTTTCatttttgatcaaatttttttctaaaacgtTATAGTATTTGGTgtatttgtagcataaaatttTCTTCCATAGTATGTGTCCAGACAAATAGTTTCGTGTGACTATATGTATATAGCacagatataatatataagataaaattattataataattacaccGGATTATAACTCCCTTTAAAATATGACAAAGTGATAGATAAAAATCTTTCACTTATAAAAGTAGTTATAAACTAAGATAATCGtaagaaaaagttaatacttatccatattacacattttatatcagaaatttattttattacattaaatgcaCTATTACtatgacattaaatattttctaaacatgtttaataagatttttttatagcaTATTGTCAAGTTGGTTATTAATTACGTTAGAACAAGCTATCGTACTTTCAAGTTATTCtctgttattttctttatactttTACATGCAGAATACTGAGAAGAATCGTTTTATGTTGTAAAATAAGGTACATGATTTTATAAACCCATAATGGTCACTTGGGGTCCAAAGGACCCCACGCTAACTTTAAGGGTACACAGACAATTCAAAATTGAACAATCTtctattaaactaatttttatctgaaaatatactatcttgagaatacacctctaaatttttgttgaattacctcaaaaattaaaaattttatgaatatttttgtaaaaaagtcaaagtttgtagttttttttatttgaattgtttcatttcgttaaatttatctgaaagtatactatcttgagaatacacccctaaatttttgttgaactatctcaaaaattacaaattttgtggatatttttgtaattttgcagttttttttattttaattttttcattatgttaaattctaataaaacaagaaaaaattattggatgataaagaaCAGACCTCAAGATACGtctagtaaaatttttgcgacgaaatattaaaaagttggcaaatggcgactgattGACTCCGTGGACCCCGTGtgaccattatgttattatttaaaagtgtgACTATTACGGGTTAAAAACAGTgcgttttacaaaaaaaaaactaattacaaCATAATATTTCATGCTAAACAGCAAAACATTTTGATTTaccactttttttctgtaaCTTGATTTAGAAAGTAAGTTGCAACTCAGCCCAGTTACTAGAATTGTACAAGCGTCCTGTTAATCCTCTCAGATGATCGTAGTTATAGTTTAAGACTCAATTTCGGCAGATTACTGATCCCACAAGTCCCTTCGTTAACTGAAAAGTCTTTTTGATCGGCGGCAATAGACAGCATCCCGCGGCTGGACTTTATCCTCCAATTGCCGAATACCAAATTTATCGGGTAAAACGTCGACGATATAGGTGCCCGGCGAGGCGCGGTGTAGCGTGCTGGCGACACGTGTCCCGATAACGGACGCGTGGACCGCGCCGCAAACTCATTACGAAAACGAATCGGTCGATCTGGGTCGTTCGATTCCCCTAACGACGCTGTTCGCATATAAAGAATTCAGCGTTAACGTGTGCCCACCCAGACTGTACGTGCGCGCACGTATTGGAAACATTACGTTTAATTACGTGGCTAAATATCCGGCCACGTGGTCGCGATTAACGATGCTAATGCTCCGGTCCGTGCACGCGACTCGCTCGCGATTGGCCCTCGCCTTTAAAACGATTAGGTGTTCTGCTGAGCATCGTAAATACCGTCTTCGTCCCGGCCATTACGGTGAAATTAGCGCCAGGGAAAATGGTCTCATGACTATTGTACTACTAAGTTTGAAATTATTAGACGTTTATCCGATGAagtgtgtaattaaataaagtcTGCATTTCCAACATT contains these protein-coding regions:
- the LOC120358194 gene encoding signal recognition particle subunit SRP68-like, translating into MKGREMKRAAKETRVRAGDPGGGGSGSGGGGGGGGGWWLPATRTGERNGESTGKRRQRRISRVPPSSPRRRQDSRHRKGSDYSGFSSSRTMRRDGRGCSHAKDKADFMMLDGNNPRSREC